The Jaculus jaculus isolate mJacJac1 chromosome 3, mJacJac1.mat.Y.cur, whole genome shotgun sequence genome includes the window CAGCACAAGCATGAGAGACTCCACAGTCTGCCAGAGCACCGGCAACCCCCCAGGCCTCAGCACCCACAGGTCCATTCTTCTACAAGGGCCCCTCTGTCCAGGTCCATCAGCATGGTCAGCTCAGGGTCACGGAGCAGTCCAAGGACAAGTACCAGCAGCAGTTCCTCGGAACAGAGGTTGTTAGGACCATCCTTCTCCCCTGGGCTCGTTGCTGATGGCATAATCCGGGTGCAGCCTAAGTCGGAGCTCAAGCCGGGTGAGCTGAAACCACTGAGCAAGGAAGACTTGGGTCTGCACGCCTACCGGTGCGAGGACTGCGGCAAGTGCAAGTGTAAGGAGTGCACCTACCCGAGGCCACTGCCATCAGACTGGATCTGTGACAAGCAGTGCCTTTGCTCGGCCCAGAACGTCATTGACTATGGGACTTGTGTGTGCTGTGTGAAAGGCGTCTTCTACCACTGCTCCAACGACGATGAGGACAACTGTGCTGACAACCCCTGTTCCTGCAGCCAGTCTCACTGTTGTACACGATGGTCCGCCATGGGTGTCATGTCCCTCTTTTTGCCTTGTTTATGGTGTTACCTTCCAGCCAAGGGTTGCCTTAAATTGTGCCAGGGGTGTTATGACCGGGTGAATAGGCCTGGGTGCCGTTGTAAAAACTCTAACACAGTTTGCTGCAAGGTTCCCACTGTCCCCCCCAGGAACTTTGAGAAACCATCATAGCATTATTAATCAGGAATAGTACAGTAATAAGGattgtgttccttttttttttttttatttttaacacacaTATGCAACCAACTAAACAGTTGTAATCTTGGCACTGTTAATAGAGGGTTGGGGTAAATTTGCTGTTTGCAGTGAGATGCTTTTATTGTCCGTGTGCCATTTTAACTGATGTGCTTGTTAGAACTCAGCTAATGGAGCAGAGGAAGGGAGACAAAACTTGGGAGACCCATATATTGCATAAGCTAAAGCAACAAGACACTCCTAGGCgaacttcttttgttgttgtttgtgaaTAGTTCTTGCAAAATTTGTAAATTAGTAAATGACATTTTTCCATTGTTTTCTCCAGAGATAATGTGCTATATTTTTGTATATACAATAATATTTGCAACTGTGAAAAACATACGGCCTGGCACGGTCACACAATATTATACTAATATGTTGTACATTCGGAAGAATGTGAATCAATCATTAT containing:
- the Spry2 gene encoding protein sprouty homolog 2, which translates into the protein MEARAQSGNGSQPLLQAPHDSGRQRGEPDPRDALAQQVHVLSLDQIRAIRNTNEYTEGPTVLPRPGLKTAPRPSSQHKHERLHSLPEHRQPPRPQHPQVHSSTRAPLSRSISMVSSGSRSSPRTSTSSSSSEQRLLGPSFSPGLVADGIIRVQPKSELKPGELKPLSKEDLGLHAYRCEDCGKCKCKECTYPRPLPSDWICDKQCLCSAQNVIDYGTCVCCVKGVFYHCSNDDEDNCADNPCSCSQSHCCTRWSAMGVMSLFLPCLWCYLPAKGCLKLCQGCYDRVNRPGCRCKNSNTVCCKVPTVPPRNFEKPS